Proteins encoded by one window of Chryseobacterium sp. POL2:
- a CDS encoding carbon-nitrogen hydrolase family protein, protein MQVDIRKLSIDDYDELATAMKKAYPDIEDNVWAKRNIQKLTSIFPEGQLCITVDGKLVAAALSIVVIYEIFGDQHTYEEITGHESFNTHSNIGNTLYGIEVFVDPEYRTLRLGRRLYDARKELCEIKNLKSIVIGGRIPNYHLYSDELTPREYIKKVRQKEIYDPVLSFQLSNNFSPIKVLKGYLKGDVESEEYAVLLQWNNIYYTSKKNTMKDSVIRLGLVQWQMRHFKDIDAFYQQVEFFVDVLGSYESDFCVFPELFNTPLLAQFNEMHEREAMEKLAELTEEIRNKISEYAVSYNVNIIAGSMPIMEDGKMYNASYLLHRDGKIDEYRKIHITPNERRYYGMQGGSDIKVFDTDCGKVGIVICYDVEFPELPRILADEGMKLLFVPYLTDTQNAYTRVRNCAAARAIENECYVAITGCVGNLPGVSNMDIQFGQAAVFTPSDFAFPSNAIKGEATPNTEMTLIVDVDLNLLKELHFNGSVQVIKDRRKDLYETIKKDNS, encoded by the coding sequence ATGCAAGTAGACATTAGAAAATTATCTATTGATGATTATGATGAGCTGGCAACGGCAATGAAAAAAGCTTATCCCGATATCGAAGATAATGTTTGGGCAAAACGGAATATTCAGAAGCTAACTTCTATTTTTCCAGAAGGACAATTGTGTATCACCGTTGATGGCAAATTGGTAGCTGCTGCGCTTTCCATTGTTGTAATCTATGAGATTTTTGGCGACCAACATACTTATGAAGAAATTACGGGGCACGAAAGTTTTAACACCCATAGCAATATCGGAAATACACTTTACGGCATCGAAGTTTTTGTAGATCCTGAATACCGAACTTTGCGCTTGGGACGGCGTCTTTATGATGCGCGAAAAGAACTTTGCGAAATCAAAAATCTTAAGTCCATTGTCATCGGTGGTCGTATCCCAAACTACCATCTATACAGCGATGAGTTAACGCCGCGAGAATACATCAAAAAAGTAAGACAAAAAGAAATCTACGACCCTGTACTTAGCTTTCAGTTGTCGAATAATTTTTCGCCCATCAAAGTTTTAAAAGGTTATCTAAAAGGCGATGTCGAGTCCGAAGAATACGCAGTGCTTTTGCAATGGAACAACATCTACTATACCTCCAAAAAAAATACGATGAAAGACAGCGTTATTCGATTGGGATTAGTACAATGGCAAATGCGACATTTCAAAGATATTGATGCTTTTTATCAACAAGTCGAGTTTTTCGTCGATGTCTTAGGAAGTTACGAGTCCGATTTTTGTGTATTCCCAGAACTTTTTAACACACCATTGCTGGCGCAATTCAATGAAATGCACGAGCGCGAAGCCATGGAAAAACTAGCGGAATTAACAGAAGAAATCAGAAATAAAATTTCGGAATATGCCGTAAGTTATAACGTAAACATCATCGCAGGAAGTATGCCAATTATGGAAGATGGCAAAATGTATAACGCCAGTTATCTACTCCACCGCGATGGCAAAATAGACGAATACCGCAAAATACATATCACGCCCAATGAAAGAAGATACTATGGCATGCAGGGTGGTAGCGACATCAAAGTTTTTGATACAGACTGTGGAAAAGTCGGCATCGTTATTTGCTATGATGTCGAATTCCCAGAGTTACCGAGAATTCTCGCAGATGAAGGGATGAAGCTTTTGTTTGTCCCTTATCTTACAGATACGCAAAATGCCTATACACGCGTGCGAAATTGCGCAGCAGCAAGAGCTATAGAAAACGAATGTTACGTAGCCATAACAGGTTGTGTAGGCAACCTTCCAGGGGTTAGCAACATGGACATTCAGTTCGGGCAAGCTGCGGTTTTCACACCGTCGGATTTCGCTTTTCCTTCCAACGCGATAAAAGGTGAAGCCACACCCAATACAGAAATGACACTCATCGTCGATGTGGATCTTAACCTGTTGAAAGAACTCCATTTCAACGGATCTGTACAAGTTATCAAAGACCGTCGAAAAGATCTTTATGAAACGATTAAAAAAGATAATTCGTAA
- a CDS encoding MATE family efflux transporter: MKFLNPRYTRESLTLALPVMLTQVGQVSVNLFDNIIVGKLLGAQALASVSLGNAVFFSIFVLALGFSFAIPPLVSEAKTQENHSMINNVFRHGFVINMTVGIVLMLALIFALPLLYHMDQPKEILPDTIDFLHIMAISMIPFMMFQTLREVSEGLSYTIGVTKATILANIINIILNYVLIKGMFGLPAMGVQGSATATLIARIFMVVFLYFVLIKEPKTKRYIQEFSLKISEFSKSMFNKMIKLGLPTALQMFFEVTAFAGAAFICGLISSKDIASHQIALSMASFTFNLCIGFSVASTVMIGNRLGNHDFVGLRKVGINNLKMAFIFMIFCGLIFISFRDILPHFFTKKSEVEVISLASQLLIIAALFQLSDGIQVAALGALRGIQDVKIPSIITFVAYWIFTIPLGYYLCYIQKMGALGMWIALGIGLTISAVLLVTRFLKLSSRLIHSKSNN; encoded by the coding sequence ATGAAATTTCTAAACCCGAGATATACCCGAGAATCCTTGACCTTGGCGTTACCTGTTATGTTAACACAAGTTGGGCAGGTTTCTGTTAACTTATTCGATAATATTATCGTGGGAAAACTACTAGGTGCCCAAGCTTTAGCATCTGTTTCGTTAGGAAATGCGGTATTTTTTTCGATTTTTGTTCTGGCATTAGGATTTTCTTTTGCCATTCCGCCCTTGGTATCAGAAGCCAAAACTCAGGAAAATCATTCGATGATTAATAATGTTTTTCGGCATGGTTTTGTAATTAATATGACAGTCGGCATTGTTCTCATGCTCGCATTAATTTTTGCACTTCCTCTACTTTATCACATGGATCAACCGAAGGAAATCCTTCCTGACACCATTGATTTTTTGCACATTATGGCGATAAGTATGATTCCGTTTATGATGTTTCAAACTTTACGCGAAGTTTCGGAAGGTCTTAGTTATACGATAGGCGTAACAAAAGCGACAATACTCGCCAATATCATCAATATTATTCTGAATTATGTTTTAATTAAAGGCATGTTCGGATTACCAGCAATGGGCGTCCAGGGTTCGGCAACGGCAACTTTAATTGCTAGAATTTTCATGGTTGTTTTCTTGTATTTTGTGCTGATTAAAGAACCGAAAACAAAACGCTACATCCAAGAATTCAGTTTAAAAATATCAGAATTTAGCAAATCGATGTTCAACAAAATGATAAAACTTGGACTTCCAACAGCATTGCAAATGTTTTTTGAAGTAACCGCTTTTGCAGGCGCAGCTTTTATTTGTGGTTTGATAAGTTCCAAAGACATTGCGTCGCACCAGATTGCATTGTCGATGGCATCTTTCACATTTAATCTGTGTATAGGATTCAGTGTTGCTTCTACGGTTATGATTGGGAACAGGCTAGGAAATCATGATTTTGTTGGTTTACGAAAAGTCGGTATTAATAATCTGAAAATGGCCTTTATATTTATGATTTTTTGTGGTTTAATATTTATCTCATTCCGAGACATTTTACCACATTTCTTCACCAAGAAAAGTGAGGTAGAAGTTATAAGTTTGGCTTCACAATTATTAATTATTGCGGCTTTATTCCAATTATCAGATGGCATACAAGTGGCGGCTTTAGGCGCTTTGCGTGGCATTCAGGATGTTAAAATCCCAAGCATTATTACCTTTGTCGCTTATTGGATTTTTACCATTCCGTTAGGATATTATCTTTGCTACATTCAGAAAATGGGGGCATTGGGAATGTGGATCGCATTAGGAATTGGATTAACAATTTCGGCAGTCCTGTTGGTAACACGTTTTTTAAAATTATCATCTAGATTAATTCATTCAAAATCAAACAATTAA
- a CDS encoding sigma-54-dependent transcriptional regulator, translating into MQKILIVEDEKAISGVLHSILSEELTDYEFQIANDGLEALKILEKEDFSLVISDIKMPKLSGTELLKETLQIKPETTFVMISGHADIDTAVSCLKDGAYDFISKPIDINRLITSVKNALDKGNLQKDNKSLKSENSQLKKKVNKKYQMIGESPALKMIQEMIEKVAPSDARVLITGPNGAGKELVAHAIHSQSERSKGPMIEVNCAAIPSELIESELFGHVKGSFTGAIKDKSGKFEQANGGTIFLDEIGDMSLVAQAKVLRALQESKVSPVGSDKEIKVDVRVVAATNKDLNKEIAEGKFREDLFHRLSVIEINVPALDDRKNDIPLLVEHFAKIIADEQGTAIKKFDDKAIKALQQYSWTGNIRELRNVVERLVILGANPVSTEDVANFVRK; encoded by the coding sequence ATGCAAAAAATTCTTATTGTAGAAGACGAAAAAGCCATTTCTGGTGTACTTCACAGCATCTTATCAGAGGAGCTTACAGATTACGAATTCCAAATCGCCAACGACGGTTTAGAAGCTTTGAAAATTCTTGAAAAAGAAGATTTTTCATTGGTCATTTCTGACATCAAAATGCCAAAACTTTCTGGTACAGAACTACTGAAAGAAACATTGCAAATAAAACCAGAAACAACGTTTGTGATGATTTCTGGACATGCCGATATCGATACCGCTGTTAGTTGTCTTAAAGATGGCGCTTATGATTTCATATCAAAACCCATTGATATTAACCGACTGATTACTAGCGTTAAAAACGCTTTAGACAAAGGTAATCTTCAAAAAGATAATAAAAGTTTAAAGTCCGAAAATTCTCAACTTAAAAAGAAAGTCAATAAAAAGTATCAAATGATTGGAGAATCTCCAGCCTTGAAAATGATACAAGAAATGATCGAAAAAGTAGCGCCTTCGGATGCTAGAGTTCTTATCACAGGTCCCAATGGTGCTGGTAAAGAATTGGTCGCACACGCCATCCACTCTCAAAGCGAAAGATCAAAAGGTCCAATGATTGAAGTTAACTGTGCTGCAATACCGTCAGAACTTATTGAAAGTGAACTATTTGGACATGTTAAAGGTTCTTTTACTGGCGCGATAAAAGATAAGTCAGGGAAGTTTGAGCAAGCCAACGGCGGAACCATTTTCTTGGACGAAATCGGGGATATGAGTTTGGTGGCTCAAGCCAAAGTGCTTCGCGCTTTACAAGAAAGTAAAGTTTCTCCTGTAGGTAGCGACAAAGAAATAAAAGTTGACGTTCGCGTGGTTGCTGCCACCAACAAAGATTTAAATAAAGAAATTGCAGAAGGCAAATTCCGTGAAGATTTGTTCCACAGACTTTCTGTCATCGAAATCAATGTTCCAGCGCTTGATGATCGCAAAAATGATATTCCACTTTTGGTAGAACATTTCGCAAAAATTATTGCTGATGAGCAAGGTACCGCAATTAAAAAATTTGATGATAAAGCGATAAAAGCACTTCAACAATACAGTTGGACAGGTAACATCCGCGAGCTTAGAAATGTTGTAGAAAGGTTGGTAATATTAGGTGCAAATCCTGTATCTACAGAAGATGTAGCTAATTTTGTAAGAAAATAA
- a CDS encoding M28 family peptidase gives MTIKSYLIIGASLFGNWMFSQAVPYYSSIANQVTQTNITNHLQEFENIGVKTTGSSKLNQALAWLKGKYTSFGYTASQITEQSFSYQGSTSSNLIVTKTGTKYPNTFVIICGHYDTLNGPGTNDNGSGVSVILEIARLLQNIETEYSIKFINFAGEEQGLIGSSRYVSNVVNATSPKMNIKLVFNIDEVGGVKGRINNQITCEQDETYSPSSNNAASAAITQDLMTYVGYYSTLQPKLAHAYGSDYMPFEANGEVITGFYEGTESSYPHTQNDTLANLDPTYVYNVAKAATGAALHFTNAKISNLAVCTPEDQVNSLQISPNPAKDFITLEFLNKKLKTFEFSLVDVLGKTILSVKNEDRINIQNLKKGIYFGTLTIDGISKTKKILID, from the coding sequence ATGACAATTAAATCATATTTAATAATTGGAGCAAGTTTATTCGGAAATTGGATGTTTTCGCAAGCGGTGCCTTACTATTCGTCTATCGCTAACCAAGTTACACAAACCAATATTACCAACCATCTTCAGGAGTTTGAAAATATCGGTGTTAAAACAACAGGAAGCTCCAAACTTAATCAGGCTTTAGCTTGGCTTAAAGGAAAATACACCAGTTTTGGTTATACAGCATCCCAAATTACAGAACAAAGCTTTAGCTATCAAGGTTCTACTTCCAGCAACTTAATTGTTACCAAAACTGGCACCAAATATCCAAATACTTTTGTCATTATTTGTGGACATTACGACACGCTTAACGGGCCTGGGACCAACGATAACGGAAGTGGCGTATCGGTAATTCTGGAAATCGCACGACTTTTACAAAATATAGAAACCGAGTATTCTATTAAATTCATCAACTTTGCAGGTGAAGAACAAGGCCTTATCGGAAGTTCGCGTTATGTAAGCAATGTGGTGAATGCTACTTCTCCAAAAATGAATATCAAATTAGTCTTCAACATCGATGAAGTGGGCGGAGTTAAAGGAAGGATTAATAACCAAATTACTTGCGAGCAAGACGAAACCTACTCACCGAGTTCCAACAATGCAGCTTCGGCAGCCATTACACAGGATTTAATGACTTACGTTGGCTACTACTCGACGCTTCAGCCAAAATTAGCCCATGCTTACGGATCAGACTATATGCCTTTCGAAGCCAATGGCGAGGTGATTACAGGATTTTATGAAGGCACAGAAAGTTCTTATCCACACACGCAGAACGATACACTTGCCAACCTGGATCCAACTTATGTATATAATGTTGCTAAAGCAGCTACTGGCGCGGCACTTCATTTTACAAATGCCAAAATTTCGAATTTAGCAGTATGTACGCCCGAAGATCAAGTTAATAGTCTTCAGATTTCTCCTAATCCTGCTAAAGATTTTATCACTTTAGAATTTTTAAATAAAAAACTTAAAACCTTCGAATTCAGCTTGGTAGATGTTTTAGGAAAAACAATTTTATCGGTAAAAAATGAAGACCGTATCAACATTCAGAATCTGAAAAAAGGGATCTACTTCGGGACATTAACAATTGATGGCATTTCAAAAACCAAAAAAATATTAATCGATTAA